Part of the Prosthecobacter debontii genome is shown below.
TGCTCTATCCCGGACCATCAGCGCCACCCAAGTTTCCCTCAGGCACTCGCTTTGTATCAGATCCAAGTCAGCCGAAAGGTTATCGAGCTGTGAACGAGTGAGGCCTTGAGAGTGTCTTTTTGCATCACGGTTATGTCATTAAGAGAAAGGTCATTCGAAAATTCGGAGGCTGTAAAGCCTGGGGATTCTCATCGGCTGAAATCGCTCTGGCTCTATGGGGGCATCTTTATCCTGTCGATTTTGCCAGTCTTGATTTGGGCACTCGTCCAACTGTGCGGCCACACGTGGTTGCAAGACAAGCTGACCAGTCGGCCGCGTGGTCCGCATGAGAAAAATGCTCTCCCGGAGCCAATAATCAAGACATCTTAAACAATTGAACTTCAGCGCCAAACGCTGACTTTTTACGTTCTGTTGGTACGCTCTTATCGACCCTCATAAGGGGCCTTTGGCACAACGGGCTGCTGTCTCAGCAAATCGAAACAGTGCCAGTATCCCCCGCCCGGCAGCAAACTCACCCGCCCTGATCGGCGCGGAAAGCGTGCCCAGAGGGGCAATCCCTCCAGAAGGAACACCCCTCAACTTGCAACTTAACAAACTGCGTCTCAGGGCTGGTTTCCAGGTTTTTCCGTCCAGCCCTGACCTGCATTTCTCGAGTGGGTGTGATCTCGACAAGGCGACCTATCCAAGTGGATGGCCATTTGAAGTGTTTGCTGTGCCTGGAGGGTCAAATCTCTCCTCGTTTTGGCAGGTTTTCAAAAAGCTGAATTTCTCGTTTTGTATGGGGCCGACCACCAAATTCATGAATGGCAGTCGACCACGAAAGAAGAAGACCGCTGAGCAACGTGAGATTTCAAACTTGTATGCCTTTTACCCGTAACCACGCCAAAGCGGCAAATGTAAGCGAGAGGCAAGCCGAATCCGATTTTTGGCTCTACTCTGGCATGGTGATTTTCTCCATACTGCCCGTCATTATATGGGCCGTGATTGAAATGGGTGAAGGTATCTACGCCCACACTGTGTTGTCCCCATGCAGATGCTCAGTGGAGGAGGTTGCACTGGATGAGACCGAAACACGTTGAGGTTTTTAAGGGTTCGCCGTGGTTGAAGGACGAAATGCCCCGCCGAAACCGAGGGATCAGACTCCGGATATCCAATCCGCGGAGCCTCGATTCTTAAGGGCCGGGCCAATGTTGGCGCACCAGAGCAGCGCGTGAAAACCCCCGCAAATGTGACTATATTTAATAATCAATATTTGTTTATATTCAGTCTTTTAAGCCTGCTTTTCACGTCAATTTGATCATTTGGCTCGATCTGAAGAAACACTGCATTCACATGGCAAAAATGCGGTCCATGCGGTCGGTGAGCATCTTGAGGCCATTGGGGTTGAGGCCACCGCGTTGCTCGCTGATCGCCCAGCCGGTGTAGCCGATGTCATCGAGTGCTTTCATGATCGCGGGCCAGTTGTTGTTACCTTCCGTCAGGTCACAGTCGAAGCCTTTCCAGACACCTTCGTCCTTCATTTTCTGGGTGCTGTATTCTTTGACGTGAATGCGGTTGATCCGTTTCCCCAGCACCTTAATCCACTGCTCCGGCCAACCGTAACGCAGCACGTTTCCGATATCGAAATGCCAACCGACGATGGGATCACCAATTTCATCGAGAAAACGCACGGCCTCCAGGGGGCTCAAGATAAAATTGTTCCAGACGTTCTCGATCGAGATTTTGACGCCCAATTCTTTGGCCAGGGGGACGGCCTTTTTGATCTGCGTAATGGAACGTTCCCAAGCGAGATCATAAGGCACCTCTTCATTGCACACCCCCGGCACCACCAGAATGGAGTCTGTGCCATAGGCCTTGGCGTCACGGAGGGTGGTCAGCACCCCCTGGAGGCCCTCCTCACGGATTTTTTCATCATTGTGCGTGAGGGTTTGCTTCCAATGGGTGTGGCAACAAACGCTGGCAGCCTGGAGACCCGAGGTGCCTAAGGCGTCCAAGACTTCCTGCTGATTCATGCCCCCTGCAGGTTCGACCCCCTCATAGCCTGCGGCTTGGGCCGCCTGATATTTTTCAATCAAGGTTCCTTTAATCCCAAGTGTGCCCCCCATGATGGCCTTCCGAAGCTGGCGGGTCGGACTGGCGGCGAGGGACGAAGCCGGCCGTGAGAATGCAGTTGCTGAAGTGATAGCGGCTCCGAATGTGCGACGGATGAAAGTGCGGCGGGAGGTCATGAGAGATCCAATCAATACGTCGCGATCATGCCAGGCCTGTCGCAGCATTGGCGAGAGACAAAAACAAAAAATCGGCAGCCTGATTTCTCAAGCTGCCGATAAGGGGTTTCAATCAAAGGAAGACGGGCAGCTTACTTTTTCTGCTCGACGACGGGTGCAGCATTGGGATCTGCCTCAGGCTTGATTTCCGTTTTAGGAGCGGTAGGCAGTTCGATCGGAGGAGTGGAGACTGAGGGAGCCGATGGCGCCGGAGCCAGAGGGGCTGCCGGGGGCGATGCAGGAGCGGCCCCAGGCGTCGGCATTGAGAAGGAAGGAGCTGTCGGCGATGCCGCTGCACCTGTCGGAGGTGCTGGAGCGGGCTCCGCCTTCGCTTCGACCTTAACGATCTCACTGCGCTTCTTGAAGAAGTTATTCACCGTGTACTCAGAGACTTCGAAGGCCCATCCTGCGAACTTCTGTTCTTTGGCGAGTTTTTCTTCCAGGCTCTTTTTCTTGGAGGCAAAGGCTTCGTCGGCCTTCTTTTTGTCTTCTTCCTTCTCATCCTTCACCGCTGGGCGAGCTTTGGGAATATCTGCACTGACATCGACGGTGAGGTAATAACGATCACTCCCGCCCTTGGACTGCTTGGCGGCACTGAGGTTGTAGGTGAAGCCGTCGAAGGTGACGATCTTCGCCTTCACCGCATCTTTCATCACCTCGGCCACTTTGTCTGTAGCGACTACATCGTTGAAGGTCGGTGCAGACAGCAAGCTACCCAGGGTGACTTTGGTGTTGTCCAAGCCCTCGCCGGACTTAGCGTCGAGTAGTTTGAATTCGGTTTCAGTGACTTCGCTGCGACCAGCTTTCCAGCCTTCTTCGGCTTGTGCCGGAGTTACCGTGATCTCTTTGATGTCCTTCACGTCGATGAAGGATTTATCCAGCCAGGACTCGGGTTTGGGTTCCAAGTCAAAGAAGGAGTTACTGACGACCCAGATGGTTTCGCCATCATCGGGAATGCGGACGAAGCGCTGGGTGCCGCCATCAAAAGCGGTGCTGCTACGGCCACCGGCAATCGAGATGGATTCACCGAGGATCAGGGATTTGATGATCTTATCCCCTTCCCCGATCAACTCAATCTGAGTGCCGACCCCCTCGGTGCCTTCCCCGGGAGGGAGCACCTTGATCTCAGCCCAGGCACCTTTTCCGACCTGCTGCTTGTTAGCTACCCGCTGCTCGTATAGCTCACTTAAGGCCGAATTGATGCGGTCCACACTGGCGGCATACCCCCCGCGCTCAGCCACACGAGCGGATTTGCCATCTTCATTGACGATGATGGTCGCTTCGGAGGAGGCATCGCGAATGCGCAGTTTTTTAACGGCCGTGACTTCAAAATCAGGCAACAACCGCTCACGGCTTTTCACACCGCGGGTGACGGCGGTATTCATGACGGCATTCTGCTGATTTTGATAGATGACGGCGGCGCCGATCAAGGCACCCAGCACGACTAGCAAAATAATGATCTTCTTCATGGATGATGGTTCTAACGAAGAGAGTTGATGAAACGAGGGTCAGACAGCAGCGGTTTGGATGCGGCGACGGATGGCGAGAGCCAAGCCAACACAAATCACCAGGAGCGGCACGACCAGGAAGTTCAACAGCGTGATCATGGACTCGGTGAAGTCGATGTCCTTGTTCTGAGCTTTCTTGATCTCACGGATCTCACGGTTGATGGAGACTTGAGTCACGCGCAGTTCCTCCAGTTCCTTGATCTGACGAGGGTCAGCCAACTGTCCGTTTTTCACACGAAGAGGGCCCATTTTTTGAGCGGTTTCATCCAGCTTGGCCTGCAGAGCTTGCAGCTTCGGACGGAAGTCGCGTTCCACCTTCTCACGCAGCTCGTCCATCTTGGTGAAAGGACGCTGAGTGGAGGCACGGCTGCGAATTTGAATCAAATCCCCGCCACCGCTGAGCATTTCCACGGTGTTCAGCATGAGTGGAAGATTGGAGTTCACAGCGACGAGACCCCCAGTCATGCCATCCTGCTGCACGCAGAGCGCATCGAACATCATGTCAGCATCGGAGAACAGTACCACGACGCCTTCGTTGCTGACGGATTCTTTGATGGTGCCATCGGAGATCTCGATCTCTTTTTTTGCTTCTGGCTTCGCATCAGCCTTGGGTTCTTCGGCTGCTGGAGCAGGGGCTTCCGCGGTTTTCGGAGCGGTCGCATCTTCCTGAGCTCCACCGGATTCAGGAGAAGCCGCAGGACCTTTGGGTTTACCACCCGGGAAAGCGGTTTTGAACTTACCAGTCAAGCGCACGACCATAGGCTGGCGGCGGCCACTCGGGTTGAAGTTTGTCAGACGCTCGCGGGTCAATCTTTCGGCCTCCGTGGAGTCGATCAATTCACTGGCTTCTGAGCTGCTGACCAGGACGGTGGATTCGATGCCTTCTTTTTTGTCGAAGGTCAAAGAACCCGCCATCAGCATGCGCAGAGACTGAAGGTCCGAGGTGATGCGGTCTGTTGGGTTGAGGGCCTCCCGAGGCAATTGCAACTCGACGGGGTTTTGTCCGCCCTGTGCCATGCCACGATAGTTCACGTCGGCAATGATCTGAGTTTTATTGTACGTGACACCCCAAGCTTTGAAGAGATTCGGAAGATCCGAAGCTGGATTGATCACACCACCAGGTTGGCCGGTCATCGGGTTCGGCTGGTTGCTGTAAACTCGCTGCGCCACGATGCTCTGTGGATCGACAAGAGCGATCACTTTGCCGCCTTTTAGCAGATACTGATCGATCGCATATTCTGCGAGTTCGTTGATATCCGCAGGGTGAACGACCAGAAGCGTGTTGATATCGGCATCAATTTTATCCGCTCCCATGGGAACCTCACGCACTTCATAATCCATGCGCAGACGCTGAATCAGAATCCACGGATCTTGCCCGCGCTGACGCTGATAAGGGAACATCGGAGAACCCATAATCGGCATGGCACTCATCACCCCAATGATGGTCTTGGAGTTCTTGGAAACCTTCTGGATGGCACGAGCCACATTATATTCCAAGGCGGTCTCCTCATTGGGATTCAGGAAAGGCAGCACTTCTTTCTGGGCCGCCGACTGGATGGCCATGCCCAGATAGATGTTATCGCCGTTCTGGTTCACCGTCATGCCTTGGAGGTCATCTTCACGAGCCCGGTCTTCGTCTTCCGTATTCGGATTCGGATTCAGTTTCTCGAGGATGAGTTTGCCCTTGGCCGCCTTTTGGAATTCCAAAAGCATGTCTTGGACGGCACTGGCGTGCGTCTTGAGCATCGGCGGCATAACACGGTCTTCCGTCGTCACGTAGAAACGGATGGTGACCGGTTTGTCTGGATTGAGCCGATCCAGAATGTTTCGGGTGCCCTGGGAGAGGGTGTAGAGTTTATCTTCCGTCAGATCGACCCGGAAGTTGCCCAGTCCGAGGCCGCCCACGAGGAAGTTCAAAGCCACGACAATGGCGATCACCAGCAGCGCGGTGATGCCTGCGGTTCCTTCTTTGCTGTTCAGATTCATAAAGAGTCTCAGGTGTTGAAGTGTGTTCCCATTAAGCGCGCTTCGAGCGCAGACCGATGTGTGTCGCGATCAAGGACACCACGATAACGGAGATGAAATAGAGGACGTCACGGAAGACGAAGATGCCCTTGGTCATCTCAAAGAAGTGGTCCATGAAACTGAGGTAACTCACAAAACGCACGGAAGATTCCAAAGAGCTGGGCAGCGTCCTCACGATCGAGTCCACGATGCCGGGATAACCGATCAAAGTCAGACCGATGCAAAGGGCCACAGACACGATGAAGCAAACCACTTGGCTGCGAGTATAGGCACTGACAGCACTGGTGACCGCCAAGCAACCTAAGGCATACAAATAGCTGGCCACATAGCCGGTGATGATTGGACCTGGATCTGGATTTCCCAGCCAAGAAATCGTGATCACTACAGGGAATGTGAGGGAGAGGCCGATGAGCCAGACCAAGGCAGCCGCGACGAATTTACCGATGATAGCCTGCCAGGGAGAAAGTGGCATGGTCATCAACAATTCGAAGGTGCCAAGGCGATGCTCTTCTGACCACAGGCGCATGCCGACAGCGGGAGCCAACACGATGTAAATCCAGGGATGCCAGAAGAAGAAGGGCTGGGTCAGGGATGCATTGTCCGTATCCAAAAGCCTACCGAAGAAGAAGGTGAATCCCATCGACGCCAGGAGGTAAATGACGACAATCACATAGAGCACAGGCGAATTGAAGTAGGAGAGGAACTCCCGCTTGAAGATCGCCAAAGTGTTTGCGAAATCTCTGCTTTTCATGAGGTGATTTTAAAAGATCTGAAAGAGTTCTGGAGGAATCATTTCGCCGTATCCGGACGCGTAATGGCGCGGAAAACTTCGTCTAAAGTATTGACTCCCGGCACGAGCTTTTTGAGCTGATCAGGGGTGCCATCAGCCACAATTTTACCGCGATCGATGATGATCGCTCGGGAGCAAGCGGCTTCCACTTCTTCCAGAATGTGCGTGGAGAAGATGATGGCCTTACTCTCGCCCATGCGGCGGATCAGGCCGCGCACTTCATGTTTCTGATTCGGGTCCAGACCATCGGTTGGCTCGTCCAAAATGAGCACATCAGGATCGTGAATGATGCTCTGGGCAAAGCAGGTGCGATGACGATAACCTTTGGAAAGGGTATCCACGCTCTGGTTGCGAACAGAGTCCAGGAAGCACAGTTCAAGCACGCGATCGATGGCCTTGTTACGGGCTGTTCCTGTAAGGCCACGCATCTCTGCACAAAAACCCAGGAAGCTGGCCACGGTCATGTCCGAATACAAAGGGGCATTTTCCGGGAGATACCCAATGGAGCGCTTGGCTAACTCGGGTTCTTCCAACATGTCAAAATTGCCGATTTTAATGCTTCCAGAGGTAGGACGGAAATAACCCGTCACCATTCTCATCGACGTGGATTTGCCGGCACCGTTCGGCCCTAGAAAGCCGAGCACCTGGCCTTTTTCGACAGAGAAGGAGACGTCATCCACCGCCACCTTGCTGCCGAACACTTTTCGGAGGTTTTGAACTTGGATCATACTGTCACTATCATGGTTGTTGGGGGTTGTCGTAGAGAGGAGCCTTGTGAGACAATGAGTCACTCCCTTGCGTTCAAAAACGCGAGGGCGTTTTATGGGTGACACCGTTCATTTTGCAAACGAATTTTCCTCTTCAAAGGCCTGAACGTCGGTCACTTTTGCAAAAGTCAGAATAAATGAATCTGATGAAGGCTATGATACGTTTCTATCCTTCCGCGTTAAAACCTGAACACTTACCAGACCTGCTCTCGGCTTCTTCAGGATCAGTCTCGGTCTTTGGGGATGCTCAGTTCGGACGTTCCCTCCATTTTAATGGGAGGCAGTTTTTCGGCTAATAGTGCTCTCAAGTCATGAAGAACAGCGCTGTGTTGAGCACTCGACGCGAGATTCGTGTACTCATGGGGATCTTCTTGATGATCGTAGAGCTCGATGCCATCCCGACCTTCATTCCACTCTGTGCAACGCCACCGATCTGTGCGCACACTGCGCCCCCAGAATTCGGCGTTAGCTCCTCTTCGAGCTTGAGTGAAGGCCGCGTTATGGATGGAGGATGCGGGATTTTCGAGGATCGGGCGCAGGCTCTGGCCCTGCACATGCGCTGGGAGCGGGACTTCGCATAGATCACACAAAGTCGGATAGAGATCCAGCAGCTCAGCGAGAGCCGCCGTGCGTTGTCCATTCCCTGCACTTCCGGGAGCTAAAATGATCAGAGGCACCCCTGCGCTTTCCTCAAACAAGCTACGCTTATGCCAGAGCTCATGCTCTCCCAGATGCCAGCCGTGGTCACTGGTGAAGATCACGACGGTGTTCCCCAGCAGTCCCTGCTCGCGTAAGGCATCCATTAGTTTACCGGCCTGAGCGTCCACATAGCTGACACAGGCCAAATAAGCTCGGATGGCAGCCTTTCGTTGTTCCGGTGTGGCCGAGAGTGTGTAACCAGGCACGGCTCCGTTACGGGCTGGCGCAGGAATATCCGCCACATCGTCGGCGGGTGCCTCGGGGAGGGTGATGCTGTCCAGGGGATAAAGATCGAAGTATTTGGCCGGAGCTACCAGAGGTAGATGGGGACGATGAAAACCGACGGCGAGGAAGAAGGGCCTTTCGGAGTCTCGTTTTTTTAACCAATCCATCGCGGTGAGGGCAAAACCTCCGTCACAGAGCGTTTCATCGGAGACGGGGATCTCCTGCCAGGAAAGTCCTTGTCGTTTACCGGTTTTGATTTGCACCACCGACTCTCGTTTGGGCGGATAAGGACGCTCATCCTTGAAGGGGGTGCCAAAGTCCCAAGCCTGCGGATCATCCATGCTCTCTAGGCCTGTGGGAATCCCAAGGTGGAAGATCTTACCACAACGTGCCGTGGAGTAGCCCTGTTGACGAAAATGATGGGGCAGCGTCAGCACTCCCGGGACATTGTCATACAGGTTGTCCGCATTATCCGTAACACGCGTCTGGTTAGGCCTCAAACCACTCATCATGGAGGACCGGGAGGGATTGCAGTGCGGGAACTGACAGTAAGCGCGGCTGAATAGAACGCCACGCTTCGCCAGCGCATCCAGATGTGGCGTCTTGGCTTGGGGATGACCGTAACAGCCTAAAGTCACCGCCAGATCATCGGAGACCATCAGCAGGACGTTAGGTTTTGCGGAGGCTGCCGAGAGAGGAAGAGCCAGAATGGCAGCGAAAAGACAAGGAGCCAGGAGGAGACGCTGGATCATAAGTGGCTCCAGAAACGTCCCCCAGCACGGACTCTATCCTCCTTATTGGGCAGGGATCTCGTTCAGGGTGTAATAAGCAACGGAGTGCAGGAGCGGGAGTCCTTCGCGATTCTTCACCCCTTCCAGATGTAATTCGTGTACGTCTCCTTTTGTCAGAGGACTGATCACAAGACGGACCGTTTTACCATCGTCACTGACCTTCACGGAGCTGATTTTCGGAATGACCTCATCCACCTCAGGGCCACCATAGTCTTCACGATAGGCATACGTGAACTCGCGCATGGAGTAGCTTGAGAGATGACCTGCCGTGGCCGGATCTACAGGTTGAGTGAAGCTAACCTCGAAGCCATCGGGCTTGGCACGCATCTCGTGAATCTCAAAGGGCAGCTTGCCCGTCCATTCAAGTTTTTCAAAGCAGTAAGGCTTGCCCCCTCGAGCGCCCCAACCACGATCACTGCCCCCCACATACAAACGACCATCGGCATCCATTCGTCCACCGATGAGACCGCTGGCGAAACCACTGCGAAATGGAATCACGACACCTTGTTTGATGCCATTGACGGTTTCCAAAAACACGCGACTGACATTGCTGTGACTCTGATCCGCAATGAAGAGTTGTTTGGCAAACGGCCCAAACTTCCCTTCGCTCTCGTCGCAGACAATGAAGGTGGGCGAGTTGCCAATTTTCCCATGCACCAAATAAACGGATGGCGGTAGCAGTTGCTTAATGCGTTGACGTTCTTTGACCATGCGATCTGGATCACCTGTCGGGTTGGTCTGACCACGCTTACGGTCCCCAAGAAAAGCCTCGGGAATCGGGTCGATCGGACGCTCTCCCATGTTCGGAGCCATGGAGTACCATTCGTTGCCCGCAGGGTGACCCTGAAAGCTTCCTGGAACAAGGTGCTGGAGGGTTGAGGAACCATGCCAAGGACCTTGATTATCGACATAATAGACTTCTCCTTCAGCATCGAAACCGATGCCTCCTGGACTCCGAATGCCACTGCAGGTGGGCACCAAGCTGCCATCCGGTTTGATCTGCACCGCCCAGCCTCTGAATGGCACCTTGCTTGTGAATGACCCGGTCAAACACAGGGTGACCCAAAGATCCCCAGCCTTATCAAAGCGACTTCCAATGGCATATTCGTGGTAGTCCCCCGAGACACCCCACTGATCATTGATCGTCTCGAAGACATCAGCTCGACCATCACCGTCTTGATCTCGAATCCGAGTGACTTCGTAACGTGTGGTGGCATACAACGCGCCATCTTTATAGGCGAGGCCAAGAACTTCATGAAGACCCGAGGCGAACAATTGGAAACGCACCTTCGCAGGTTCCTGGGCATGCTCAACGGTCCAGATCTCCCCTCGCCGCGTGCCGAGAGCCAGTTTCCCCTGGGGAAGCAGTTCGATTGAGCCGACTTCCAAGGCGGTCTCGGTGGGAGTGGTGAAGGTGGTGATTCGATAAAAGTCTGACTCGACGGGCTCAGCAGCCCAGAGACCCGAAGTGATCACTGCAAAGCAGCTTGAGAGGAAAGCTTTTTTCATGAGATGAAAATCCTGATTTGAAAAGACGACAGGGAGAATCACTCCGGCCACGAATAGGTGAGAGTGATTTCACGCATGGCCTCAGTCAGGGGGACTAACAATTGATTCCCCACGGCGATTCCGCCGGGTGCATGAACGACAAACTTGTTTTCAAAACGACGGCCTTCTAAGGTCAGCTCACCGCCCTCGACGATGAACCCGGTGTCTTTGGGCTGAATACGTCCCGTGGCGACTTGCAGAAAGGTGCCTTGTGGTAAAGGCGCAGAGAACTTCAGCCTGCGCTTGAATTGCTGATGATCGGCCTCACCGCGATCCTCGACCTTCACACCTTTCCATTCATACATGAAAGTCGGGCAGCGTTTGGCATCCAGAAAATATCCCTTCCAAGTATAACCGGAAGCACGGTCCTGCTTTTCTGGCCAAGGAGACTCGGTGGAGGTCAATACAGCCAAGGGTTCAGCCTGAGTTGGACTGAAGACGTCGTAACCCAGCGGCGGCTGATAGCCTCCCCCACGGCTATTCCAATGTTTGGAGGCATCCATAAAAGCTCCACGCCAGACTAAAGCTAGATTCATCTGCTCAGCACTCCAGGCGATGTTGACTCCTCCTGGATATCCCACAGCGATGCC
Proteins encoded:
- a CDS encoding sugar phosphate isomerase/epimerase family protein, giving the protein MLRQAWHDRDVLIGSLMTSRRTFIRRTFGAAITSATAFSRPASSLAASPTRQLRKAIMGGTLGIKGTLIEKYQAAQAAGYEGVEPAGGMNQQEVLDALGTSGLQAASVCCHTHWKQTLTHNDEKIREEGLQGVLTTLRDAKAYGTDSILVVPGVCNEEVPYDLAWERSITQIKKAVPLAKELGVKISIENVWNNFILSPLEAVRFLDEIGDPIVGWHFDIGNVLRYGWPEQWIKVLGKRINRIHVKEYSTQKMKDEGVWKGFDCDLTEGNNNWPAIMKALDDIGYTGWAISEQRGGLNPNGLKMLTDRMDRIFAM
- a CDS encoding DUF4340 domain-containing protein, coding for MKKIIILLVVLGALIGAAVIYQNQQNAVMNTAVTRGVKSRERLLPDFEVTAVKKLRIRDASSEATIIVNEDGKSARVAERGGYAASVDRINSALSELYEQRVANKQQVGKGAWAEIKVLPPGEGTEGVGTQIELIGEGDKIIKSLILGESISIAGGRSSTAFDGGTQRFVRIPDDGETIWVVSNSFFDLEPKPESWLDKSFIDVKDIKEITVTPAQAEEGWKAGRSEVTETEFKLLDAKSGEGLDNTKVTLGSLLSAPTFNDVVATDKVAEVMKDAVKAKIVTFDGFTYNLSAAKQSKGGSDRYYLTVDVSADIPKARPAVKDEKEEDKKKADEAFASKKKSLEEKLAKEQKFAGWAFEVSEYTVNNFFKKRSEIVKVEAKAEPAPAPPTGAAASPTAPSFSMPTPGAAPASPPAAPLAPAPSAPSVSTPPIELPTAPKTEIKPEADPNAAPVVEQKK
- a CDS encoding GldG family protein, which produces MNLNSKEGTAGITALLVIAIVVALNFLVGGLGLGNFRVDLTEDKLYTLSQGTRNILDRLNPDKPVTIRFYVTTEDRVMPPMLKTHASAVQDMLLEFQKAAKGKLILEKLNPNPNTEDEDRAREDDLQGMTVNQNGDNIYLGMAIQSAAQKEVLPFLNPNEETALEYNVARAIQKVSKNSKTIIGVMSAMPIMGSPMFPYQRQRGQDPWILIQRLRMDYEVREVPMGADKIDADINTLLVVHPADINELAEYAIDQYLLKGGKVIALVDPQSIVAQRVYSNQPNPMTGQPGGVINPASDLPNLFKAWGVTYNKTQIIADVNYRGMAQGGQNPVELQLPREALNPTDRITSDLQSLRMLMAGSLTFDKKEGIESTVLVSSSEASELIDSTEAERLTRERLTNFNPSGRRQPMVVRLTGKFKTAFPGGKPKGPAASPESGGAQEDATAPKTAEAPAPAAEEPKADAKPEAKKEIEISDGTIKESVSNEGVVVLFSDADMMFDALCVQQDGMTGGLVAVNSNLPLMLNTVEMLSGGGDLIQIRSRASTQRPFTKMDELREKVERDFRPKLQALQAKLDETAQKMGPLRVKNGQLADPRQIKELEELRVTQVSINREIREIKKAQNKDIDFTESMITLLNFLVVPLLVICVGLALAIRRRIQTAAV
- a CDS encoding ABC transporter permease subunit, which encodes MKSRDFANTLAIFKREFLSYFNSPVLYVIVVIYLLASMGFTFFFGRLLDTDNASLTQPFFFWHPWIYIVLAPAVGMRLWSEEHRLGTFELLMTMPLSPWQAIIGKFVAAALVWLIGLSLTFPVVITISWLGNPDPGPIITGYVASYLYALGCLAVTSAVSAYTRSQVVCFIVSVALCIGLTLIGYPGIVDSIVRTLPSSLESSVRFVSYLSFMDHFFEMTKGIFVFRDVLYFISVIVVSLIATHIGLRSKRA
- a CDS encoding ABC transporter ATP-binding protein — translated: MIQVQNLRKVFGSKVAVDDVSFSVEKGQVLGFLGPNGAGKSTSMRMVTGYFRPTSGSIKIGNFDMLEEPELAKRSIGYLPENAPLYSDMTVASFLGFCAEMRGLTGTARNKAIDRVLELCFLDSVRNQSVDTLSKGYRHRTCFAQSIIHDPDVLILDEPTDGLDPNQKHEVRGLIRRMGESKAIIFSTHILEEVEAACSRAIIIDRGKIVADGTPDQLKKLVPGVNTLDEVFRAITRPDTAK
- a CDS encoding sulfatase; the encoded protein is MIQRLLLAPCLFAAILALPLSAASAKPNVLLMVSDDLAVTLGCYGHPQAKTPHLDALAKRGVLFSRAYCQFPHCNPSRSSMMSGLRPNQTRVTDNADNLYDNVPGVLTLPHHFRQQGYSTARCGKIFHLGIPTGLESMDDPQAWDFGTPFKDERPYPPKRESVVQIKTGKRQGLSWQEIPVSDETLCDGGFALTAMDWLKKRDSERPFFLAVGFHRPHLPLVAPAKYFDLYPLDSITLPEAPADDVADIPAPARNGAVPGYTLSATPEQRKAAIRAYLACVSYVDAQAGKLMDALREQGLLGNTVVIFTSDHGWHLGEHELWHKRSLFEESAGVPLIILAPGSAGNGQRTAALAELLDLYPTLCDLCEVPLPAHVQGQSLRPILENPASSIHNAAFTQARRGANAEFWGRSVRTDRWRCTEWNEGRDGIELYDHQEDPHEYTNLASSAQHSAVLHDLRALLAEKLPPIKMEGTSELSIPKDRD
- a CDS encoding DUF7133 domain-containing protein, with protein sequence MKKAFLSSCFAVITSGLWAAEPVESDFYRITTFTTPTETALEVGSIELLPQGKLALGTRRGEIWTVEHAQEPAKVRFQLFASGLHEVLGLAYKDGALYATTRYEVTRIRDQDGDGRADVFETINDQWGVSGDYHEYAIGSRFDKAGDLWVTLCLTGSFTSKVPFRGWAVQIKPDGSLVPTCSGIRSPGGIGFDAEGEVYYVDNQGPWHGSSTLQHLVPGSFQGHPAGNEWYSMAPNMGERPIDPIPEAFLGDRKRGQTNPTGDPDRMVKERQRIKQLLPPSVYLVHGKIGNSPTFIVCDESEGKFGPFAKQLFIADQSHSNVSRVFLETVNGIKQGVVIPFRSGFASGLIGGRMDADGRLYVGGSDRGWGARGGKPYCFEKLEWTGKLPFEIHEMRAKPDGFEVSFTQPVDPATAGHLSSYSMREFTYAYREDYGGPEVDEVIPKISSVKVSDDGKTVRLVISPLTKGDVHELHLEGVKNREGLPLLHSVAYYTLNEIPAQ